The genomic DNA AAAATGACATGGATGGAGGAGCTGACGAACCCTTTTCCTCAGGTTGGCCTTTATTTCCTGCTCCGTCGGCTTCTGTTTCTCCTCATTTGACTGCTTGGTTTTGGAGTCATCCTTGCCGCCCTGCGAAGCCTCGGCCTTCTGTGCCGACTCCTGCAGTTCTCGTTCCTTTTTAATcagtctctttctctcccttcgATTCTTCTTGCTCTCTGTAGTCTTTTTCCTGTTCCTTTTCTTCTTGGGGCATCCGATGATATGCTTCAGACAAGGCTGTTTGCTTGGCTGCACAGTTCTGACGGCCTGCAGGTAGCAAGGACGAGAAGCCGATTCGCCCTGACCCTCGCTCTCGGCCAGGTCTGGATACTCAAATGTGATAAGATTTTCAAGACAACGCTCGCGATGGCGATGGAAGGTGGTGTCACGTACAGGGACTATCGGGGCAGAAAAGTTTGGGTAAGGAATGGGAGGCTGCGACCAGCGCGGATATGCTGCAGCGCTGTAGGTGACACTCTGGTTGTTGGTGTAATGGGAATACTGCAACAGACTGTAACCTGGAAATGCAGAGGGAGCAGGCTGGGGGAGGGGAAAAAGTTGGTTTTGCGTATAGGGGTGCTGATAAGTAGACATCTGTTGGGAGTTTATTCCATCTTTTTCCCTGTCCTTCTGTGCGTCTTCACTGACATGGCTGCCATCATGTTGCTGATGAGGCGACGGGCTCCGACTGTAGCTCCGAGAGGTTGACCTGGAAGATGAGcgggaggaagaagaagaggaagaagaggaggaggaggaatctCTGTTGGAGCCCCTCTGCTGACTTTCCTGCTCCCCCATGCTGTCAGTACTCTGTCTGTCTACAATCTTCTTCCCGTACAGCCTCTCCTGAGTGCGATCCGCTAGTTTGCTCATTTCTTCCACTTCAAGGCTTAAACCCAAAGTTTTAAGAATGTGCTGCAACTGTGCCTGCTTCTCATCCACCTTTGGCttctcttctccctctttcttcttcttctttgctgCCGGTGGAGACTTTGATCGACTACTAGAGCCCAAACTGTGATGTCTTTTGTCATTGTTCTTCTCCTCTGCATCAGGTAAGGAGAGCCTTTCGGTGAGTGAGtcagtttttgtctctgaaCTATTGGTCCGACTGTTTGACTGCTGGCTCTCACTCCTAAAGGCTGGATCTGACTTTTTCTCCATGTCTGAGGACTGAATATTCAGGAGCTCCCCCTCTAAAGGAAGGTCCACCCTGTCATCATTGACAATCCTACTGAGCATGTTGATGTCCACTCCTTTGTTCAGGATGCTGAGGAAGCGTTCGAAACCCTTGTTGACGCTGTTCTCCTCCTTTTCTGGTGATGTGAGGCTTCGGCTGGGAGGAGGGAGAGTGACTTCAGGGGCCTGGGAAAGATCAGAGATACAGAGACATCACTTATtggaaaacattatttaaaagaaagactAAATTTTACCAGAACATTTTACAGGATGAGAAAACAGTAATAGACATGTCTAATCTCTCCTTTTATAGCAGTGCCAAAAGTACATCATGCCACATATCATCtgctgttttagtcattttgcttctcCAAATACGATTGCATGtctcaaaatgttgttttctcaaTGTCTTTGCAGAACTGAGCAGACAAATACTGGATTTTTGAGGCTGATAGTGATTGGAGTTGTCCTATAGGAGCTACCAAAACTGCCTTACATTGTtctataataatgacaataaagatctattctatATTCTAAACCAAATTCAAACATCTATAAAGACCAGTTCAAATTCAGATCAAAGGTTTATAAAAATCTAGaagtgaaatgtaaatattgtacatattttgatatgtctttgtatttttacatgacTGATAAGCTCAGATCAGAAAAGATACCCAAACAAACCTGAATTTAGGTAAAGTTCTTCACTTCTTGCTTGCATACATACTCAGTAGTGCTTGCTTTATTCCTAGCATCTACTCAGTATGCAGGCGTTCTTTGCTTATGAAACAGCGTAATGCAACAGACCATTTGAAAAAGCTTGTTTCGTGGTCCAAGCAGAGGGTCAAACTGACCTAATGAATGCCTTGTTGAGACACCACTAAACTAAGcttgttaataaaaatgacGGACGACATTAGCAAACAAAGCACTGCTGATCGGATGATCTAAACACCTAAGAAAGCGAGAAGAGGCATGTTTAAGTATTTTAAAGTGGATCTGGAACAATAACCAACAAAGAATAAACAGTAAGTGTGCTGCTAACTAAAGCACAGATGAATTATTCTTTAACAATAAATATGCCAGAAAAGAGTAGAGCAACATCAATTAGACAaaatttattgtattaaaagtATTAGGATAACACAAGCCTGACTAAACAAATGCAGACTGTGATTAAAACCCTAAGCATATTTCATACAGCTTTCTATTTTCCTTCCACTACCGACATGTtaatattttctaaatattcTTTGTGATGGAAATCCTCAATCAccataaaaatgttaaagttttgcagaggaaTTTGAATCCAGCAGAACAACAGGagtttttttggtgaattagtTGTTTTAATGAGAGTTCCGGCCTTCCTGCATGCAAAAGTTCAACAATTCCAACATCAGTACTTCAAGAGAATACAGCCGCTACGTTATCAGCTTAGCTCTGCCCAATATgcttgtgattggtttaaagaagaaatcagagtatttttttttacttctagcAGACTGACAATGAGGTGCAGCGGCACTAAAATCATCCTGACTTTTTCTGTAtatcaaatgtgaatatttaagGTGTAATTACACATTCATTTATCCATTTaaccattttcttctgcttatccaGAGTCAGGTTGCAGTGACAGCAGGATAGACAAGACAATCACAATATAGCACATCTATATTGTGATCGATAGATGTTATCTATGTTATAGATTTTATCACAGTGCAATTATGTGGCTGGTTTTGCAGCACACAAAAAGTCACTGTGTTGTGGCACAGATGTGACTTGTTTTCAGTGTAATGGTGTTTATGAAAAAAGTATATGACAAACCTCCTCTCTGTTAGCCAGCAGAATACAATCGTCACTGTTTCTCTGCTTCATTACTGCCTTCACTCTGAGCTTCAGGGGATGCTGTTCCTGCAGCAAACCCTCTTTGCTCAGGTTGGATGAGCTTGTTCTGTCGTTACATGACTGGACCTGAGCATGAGAAGAAAATACAGTATATCATCTGAAAGGCAGTTAACCTCTGGAAGCTGAAAGTCAATCTACTTCTCCTCCTCACCTTTGAGAGGAAGCCGAGAGGACATCGCTGCCTCAGAATCACATTCACCCGATCTCTCAGTGTTTCACCTTCACAGGAAACATCTGCTGTTGTCTTATTCACAAGCTGCCCAACAGTTTTCAAGGCAATGGAGGCTTTTTTGTGTATGATTCGCTCCTCTATTTCTCTGAGCTGTTGCCTCTTTCTTGCCAGCTCTTCATCCTCGTTCATCTCCACTACCTCTCCGTCCCGCTCCTCCAGCTTTGAGTCCTTCCTGTAGACGTTAGGAGAGGGAGGACTGGGGTCCATCCGTCCCACATTGCTCCCATGCGGTTCAACAACAGCGTACCCTGTTGTGTAATCGCAGTAAGTATTCCAGTTATTGCTAGATGTTGAGGTATTCCCCACGCTGCTGTTGACAGCACTCTGGTGATTTGGCTCCAGGTGTCTCTGCAGTCTTTCAATGGCATCTTTCCACTCATGGGGATTCATTGTCCTGAAGTTTATGAAGAAGAAGCAGTGGTGGTCAGAATAGCACATTTACTGTGTATATACATgacaaacacagtaaaagaGTCACAAACGAAGCCAATCACATTTGAGCAACTCTGAAATGTAAATCTCGAGAGGATTTTAAGGAACAATTCATGAGACCAAATCTGATGAAACGGGACCACGCTACAAAAGGGGCATTTACGTTTTCACACATCAAGGCGATGATAAAGCTGACATTTGGAAACAACGCCCAGTTATCATGAAAATACTGATGTTGGTATCTGAACTAACCTTTAAAAAAAGGTGGATAATGAAGAGACGTGGAGGCTTAAGACAAATAAGGTTTTTGAAGCTTACAAACCTCTCTTCAAATTAACTGATAGTACATGGACTCCTacacatgtaaaaataataacgtGTATTCTCATTTTTCACGGTCGTAAGTTAGCAGTTAGCTCCTTACTTAATGTAAACATCAAGGTCTTTTGAACAGATCTCCACACAATTAACAAAAATCAACACAGACTTTAATTTAGCTTACATGTTGACTtcttacacattaaaacacaagcGTCTTTCTAAATAGATAAATTACTGATTTGTTAAGTTACGGACCGACGAACGGAAAACTGTTTTTAGCTAGCTTAGCGTGGCAGCTAAAACACCGTTtacctcctgctgctgctgctgctcacacc from Amphiprion ocellaris isolate individual 3 ecotype Okinawa chromosome 4, ASM2253959v1, whole genome shotgun sequence includes the following:
- the LOC111575046 gene encoding zinc finger protein 318-like, whose amino-acid sequence is MNPHEWKDAIERLQRHLEPNHQSAVNSSVGNTSTSSNNWNTYCDYTTGYAVVEPHGSNVGRMDPSPPSPNVYRKDSKLEERDGEVVEMNEDEELARKRQQLREIEERIIHKKASIALKTVGQLVNKTTADVSCEGETLRDRVNVILRQRCPLGFLSKVQSCNDRTSSSNLSKEGLLQEQHPLKLRVKAVMKQRNSDDCILLANREEAPEVTLPPPSRSLTSPEKEENSVNKGFERFLSILNKGVDINMLSRIVNDDRVDLPLEGELLNIQSSDMEKKSDPAFRSESQQSNSRTNSSETKTDSLTERLSLPDAEEKNNDKRHHSLGSSSRSKSPPAAKKKKKEGEEKPKVDEKQAQLQHILKTLGLSLEVEEMSKLADRTQERLYGKKIVDRQSTDSMGEQESQQRGSNRDSSSSSSSSSSSSRSSSRSTSRSYSRSPSPHQQHDGSHVSEDAQKDREKDGINSQQMSTYQHPYTQNQLFPLPQPAPSAFPGYSLLQYSHYTNNQSVTYSAAAYPRWSQPPIPYPNFSAPIVPVRDTTFHRHRERCLENLITFEYPDLAESEGQGESASRPCYLQAVRTVQPSKQPCLKHIIGCPKKKRNRKKTTESKKNRRERKRLIKKERELQESAQKAEASQGGKDDSKTKQSNEEKQKPTEQEIKANLRKRLEAFNQNVKRSSQLLQSTVMQPANSLASENG